The Xiphophorus maculatus strain JP 163 A chromosome 21, X_maculatus-5.0-male, whole genome shotgun sequence genome window below encodes:
- the pi15 gene encoding peptidase inhibitor 15 isoform X2: MKLQLFATDLLLLCISWGASALATSIPAASTFAPGANITGLGAARGHGEGETVSKTRRKRYISQNDMIAILDYHNKVRGRVFPPASNMEYMVWDETLAKTAEDWAHACLWEHGPPHLLRFLGQNLSVRTGRYRSILQLVKPWYDEVKDYSFPYPRDCNPRCPLRCYGPMCTHYTQMVWATSNKIGCAVHTCHNMNVWGAVWKRATYLVCNYSPNVSYRKIFSVHHLLPSLRA; encoded by the exons ATGAAACTCCAGTTATTTGCCACAGATTTACTACTTCTGTGCATATCTTGGGGAGCAAGTGCGCTGGCAACGAGCATACCTGCTGCGTCAACGTTCGCGCCAGGTGCCAACATCACCGGGCTTGGCGCGGCGCGCGGCCACGGAGAAGGCGAAACAGTTTCCAAAACCAGAAGGAAGCGGTATATTAGTCAGAATGACATGATTGCCATCCTCGATTACCACAACAAAGTCAGAGGCAGAGTGTTTCCTCCCGCCTCCAATATGGAATACATG GTGTGGGATGAGACTTTGGCCAAAACAGCAGAGGACTGGGCACATGCTTGTCTTTGGGAACATGGACCTCCTCATCTTCTCAGATTCCTGGGTCAAAACCTCTCAGTCAGGACAGGACG CTATCGGTCCATCCTCCAGCTGGTGAAGCCCTGGTACGATGAAGTGAAAGATTACTCATTTCCATACCCCCGTGACTGCAACCCAAGGTGCCCTCTTCGATGCTATGGGCCCATGTGTACCCACTACACACAG ATGGTATGGGCAACATCTAACAAAATCGGTTGTGCTGTCCACACGTGCCACAATATGAATGTATGGGGTGCTGTGTGGAAAAGGGCAACATATTTAGTCTGCAACTATTCACCAAA TGTTTCATACAGGAAGATCTTCAGTGTGCATCACCTCCTTCCTTCACTTCGAGCGTAA
- the pi15 gene encoding peptidase inhibitor 15 isoform X1, which produces MKLQLFATDLLLLCISWGASALATSIPAASTFAPGANITGLGAARGHGEGETVSKTRRKRYISQNDMIAILDYHNKVRGRVFPPASNMEYMVWDETLAKTAEDWAHACLWEHGPPHLLRFLGQNLSVRTGRYRSILQLVKPWYDEVKDYSFPYPRDCNPRCPLRCYGPMCTHYTQMVWATSNKIGCAVHTCHNMNVWGAVWKRATYLVCNYSPKGNWIGEAPYKVGVPCSACPPSYGGSCSNNMCFPAIKTNYLHWFK; this is translated from the exons ATGAAACTCCAGTTATTTGCCACAGATTTACTACTTCTGTGCATATCTTGGGGAGCAAGTGCGCTGGCAACGAGCATACCTGCTGCGTCAACGTTCGCGCCAGGTGCCAACATCACCGGGCTTGGCGCGGCGCGCGGCCACGGAGAAGGCGAAACAGTTTCCAAAACCAGAAGGAAGCGGTATATTAGTCAGAATGACATGATTGCCATCCTCGATTACCACAACAAAGTCAGAGGCAGAGTGTTTCCTCCCGCCTCCAATATGGAATACATG GTGTGGGATGAGACTTTGGCCAAAACAGCAGAGGACTGGGCACATGCTTGTCTTTGGGAACATGGACCTCCTCATCTTCTCAGATTCCTGGGTCAAAACCTCTCAGTCAGGACAGGACG CTATCGGTCCATCCTCCAGCTGGTGAAGCCCTGGTACGATGAAGTGAAAGATTACTCATTTCCATACCCCCGTGACTGCAACCCAAGGTGCCCTCTTCGATGCTATGGGCCCATGTGTACCCACTACACACAG ATGGTATGGGCAACATCTAACAAAATCGGTTGTGCTGTCCACACGTGCCACAATATGAATGTATGGGGTGCTGTGTGGAAAAGGGCAACATATTTAGTCTGCAACTATTCACCAAA GGGTAACTGGATTGGAGAAGCTCCTTATAAAGTTGGCGTCCCATGTTCCGCCTGCCCTCCCAGCTACGGGGGATCATGCAGCAACAATATGTGCTTCCCAGCTATCAAGACTAACTACCTGCACTGGTTCAAATAA